The Triticum aestivum cultivar Chinese Spring chromosome 7B, IWGSC CS RefSeq v2.1, whole genome shotgun sequence genome window below encodes:
- the LOC123156049 gene encoding protein trichome birefringence-like 23 has product MGMEYEPVPLAAPAPKKPAAGGRAALKLLLALLLVGLAMRLLADRCASRLLPPTAPTEEAAALAVTAPPAQEEAGGGDGVPVTPSGAGRCDLFHGEWVHDSSGPAYTNATCRFIETPQNCMSNGRPDDGYLYWKWKPYGCEVPPFEGKTFLEDMRGKHWALVGDSILRNHVQSLLCLLSKVEDPTEVYHDKTYQSRRWHFPSYNFTLSLVWAPFLVKAEIFEDENGFSSAEPRLTFDVLDANWISQWTTFDYVIISTGQWFFKKAVYLEKGAVIGCHFCQDKSLREVSIDYSFRRALREAFRFITASAHRPVVFYRTWSPSHFEGGEWFSGGRCDRKAPFKPREAGDRALDNLMWRVERAEFAKAAADDGGSGEGRRLRLLDTFEMSLQRPDAHAGPYRVYQPFAKGADAGKVQNDCLHWCLPGPIEAWNDIIMQMLAED; this is encoded by the exons ATGGGGATGGAGTACGAGCCGGTGCCGCTGGCAGCGCCGGCGCCGAAGAagccggcggcgggcgggcgggcggcccTGAAGCTGCTGCTGGCCCTGCTCCTCGTCGGCCTCGCGATGCGGCTGCTCGCCGACCGCTGCGCCTCCCGCCTCCTGCCGCCCACCGCCCCGACGGAGGAGGCCGCGGCGCTCGCCGTGACGGCGCCGCCGGcgcaggaggaggccggcggcggggacggggTGCCCGTAACTCCCAGCG GTGCAGGGAGGTGTGATCTCTTCCATGGGGAATGGGTCCATGATTCCTCTGGCCCAGCTTACACCAATGCAACCTGCCGGTTCATTGAGACTCCACAGAACTGTATGTCGAATGGAAGGCCTGACGATGGTTATCTGTACTGGAAATGGAAACCGTATGGCTGCGAGGTCCCGCCGTTTGAGGGCAAGACGTTTCTGGAGGACATGAGGGGCAAACACTGGGCACTAGTGGGCGATTCGATCCTCCGCAACCATGTCCAATCATTGCTTTGCCTTCTTTCCAAG GTTGAAGATCCTACAGAGGTGTATCATGACAAAACCTACCAGTCCCGGAGATGGCACTTCCCATCCTACAACTTCACGCTCTCCCTGGTGTGGGCGCCGTTCCTCGTCAAGGCGGAGATATTCGAGGACGAGAACGGATTCTCGTCGGCGGAGCCGCGGCTGACCTTCGACGTCCTCGACGCCAACTGGATAAGCCAATGGACCACCTTCGACTACGTGATCATCTCGACGGGGCAGTGGTTCTTCAAGAAGGCGGTGTACCTGGAGAAGGGGGCGGTGATCGGCTGCCACTTCTGCCAGGACAAGAGCCTGAGGGAGGTGAGCATCGACTACTCCTTCCGCAGGGCCCTCCGGGAGGCGTTCCGGTTCATCACTGCGTCAGCGCACCGGCCGGTAGTGTTCTACCGGACGTGGTCGCCGTCGCACTTCGAGGGCGGCGAGTGGTTCAGCGGCGGGCGGTGCGACCGAAAGGCCCCGTTCAAGCCGCGGGAGGCCGGTGACCGCGCGCTGGACAACCTCATGTGGCGGGTGGAGCGCGCGGAGTTCGCCAAGGCTGCGGCGGACGACGGTGGCAGCGGGGAGGGACGCCGCCTGAGGCTGCTGGACACGTTCGAGATGTCGCTGCAGCGGCCTGACGCCCACGCCGGGCCGTACCGGGTATACCAGCCGTTCGCCAAGGGGGCCGACGCCGGCAAGGTGCAGAACGACTGCCTGCACTGGTGCCTGCCCGGTCCGATAGAGGCGTGGAACGACATCATCATGCAGATGCTGGCCGAGGACTGA